In Sphaeramia orbicularis chromosome 12, fSphaOr1.1, whole genome shotgun sequence, the following proteins share a genomic window:
- the LOC115430471 gene encoding Sjoegren syndrome nuclear autoantigen 1 homolog — MTQQAAALQTYNNELVKCIEDLHSRRDELNRQINQEEEERERLQHDIGVLTEKLSRVNDSLTHRLSTRATLERTIAESQAAYTKILESSQSLLSVLKQEAGNLSRATEPRRRDH; from the exons ATGACCCAACAGGCCGCGGCTCTGCAGACCTACAACAACGAACTGGTCAAGT GTATCGAGGACCTTCACTCCAGACGGGACGAGCTGAACCGTCAGATaaatcaggaggaggaggagagggagcgtCTGCAGCACGACATCGGCGTCCTGACCGAGAAACTGAGCCGAGTCAACGACAGTCTGACGCACAGACTGAGCACCAGGGCCACGCTGGAGCGAACCATCGCAGAGAGCCAGGCCGCATACACCAAG ATCCTGGAGAGTTCCCAGTCCCTCCTCAGCGTCCTGAAGCAAGAGGCCGGAAACCTGAGCAGAGCCACAGAACCACGCAGACGGGACCACTGA